One window of the Rufibacter radiotolerans genome contains the following:
- the tyrS gene encoding tyrosine--tRNA ligase, with product MNLIEELRWRGMLQDAMPGTEEQLNAGMTTGYIGFDPTASSLHIGNLATIMLLVHLQRAGHKPIALVGGATGMIGDPSGKSAERNLLSEEVLRDNQNGIKKQLEKFLQFEGVPNAAEIVNNYDWFKDFSFLDFLRNVGKHLTVNYMMKKESVQKRITAQEGENGAEGLSFTEFSYQLLQGYDYYHLYKHKNVRLQMGGSDQWGNITSGTELIRRMEGGKAFALTTPLVTKADGSKFGKSESGNVWLAPNMTSPYKFYQFWLNVADEEAENLIKRFTLLTQPEIEALVTEHAQAPHLRVLQKALAKEVTTTVHSKEDYESAVEASQILFGKGDLETLRNLPEATLLAVFEGVPQIEVSRAGLTTSTPAVDFLSELTQNQIFESKGEAKKMIQNGGVSINRQKIGSPDEVITQDLLQGKYLVVQKGKKNYYLVKAL from the coding sequence ATGAATTTAATTGAAGAACTGCGTTGGCGCGGCATGCTGCAGGATGCCATGCCCGGAACAGAAGAACAACTGAACGCAGGCATGACCACCGGCTATATAGGCTTTGACCCTACGGCCTCCTCGCTCCATATAGGCAACCTGGCCACTATCATGCTCCTGGTGCACCTGCAGCGGGCCGGGCACAAACCCATCGCGCTGGTAGGCGGCGCCACCGGTATGATCGGGGATCCCTCGGGCAAATCCGCGGAGCGCAATCTGCTCTCTGAAGAAGTGCTGCGCGATAACCAGAACGGCATTAAGAAGCAGCTGGAGAAATTCCTGCAGTTTGAGGGCGTGCCCAACGCCGCCGAGATCGTGAACAACTATGACTGGTTCAAAGACTTCTCTTTCCTGGATTTCCTTCGCAACGTGGGCAAGCACCTCACGGTGAACTACATGATGAAGAAGGAGAGCGTGCAGAAGCGGATCACCGCCCAGGAAGGCGAAAACGGCGCCGAAGGCCTTTCCTTCACCGAATTCTCGTACCAGCTCCTGCAAGGCTATGACTATTACCACCTATACAAGCACAAGAACGTGCGTCTGCAGATGGGCGGCTCTGACCAGTGGGGCAATATCACCTCAGGTACTGAGCTCATCCGGCGCATGGAAGGCGGCAAAGCCTTTGCTTTGACCACGCCCTTGGTGACCAAGGCAGACGGCAGCAAGTTCGGGAAATCTGAGAGCGGCAACGTGTGGCTGGCCCCCAACATGACCAGCCCCTACAAGTTCTACCAGTTCTGGCTCAACGTAGCCGATGAGGAAGCCGAGAACCTGATCAAGCGCTTTACCCTGTTAACTCAACCAGAGATTGAGGCCCTAGTAACCGAACATGCCCAGGCCCCGCACCTTCGCGTGTTACAGAAGGCCCTGGCCAAAGAGGTAACCACCACCGTGCACTCCAAAGAAGACTATGAGAGCGCCGTGGAAGCCTCGCAGATTCTGTTCGGGAAAGGCGACCTGGAAACCCTGAGGAATTTACCTGAAGCCACCCTGCTGGCGGTGTTTGAAGGCGTGCCCCAGATAGAGGTTTCCAGGGCCGGATTGACCACCTCTACCCCTGCCGTTGATTTCCTTTCTGAACTGACCCAAAACCAGATTTTTGAATCAAAAGGAGAGGCAAAAAAAATGATCCAGAATGGCGGCGTGAGCATCAATCGGCAGAAAATAGGCTCCC